In one window of Duganella dendranthematis DNA:
- the kdpC gene encoding potassium-transporting ATPase subunit KdpC, with protein sequence MTSPLRPALTIFVALTLVCGVIYPLAVTGIGQAAFADQANGSLVTVNGKTVGSSLIGQAFTSPQYFWSRPSATAPMPNNAAGSGGANQGPTNPALIDAVKGRIDALHAADAAVGISNTAAIPVDLVTASASGLDPEISLAAARYQAGRIAAARRISSEQVLALIAREQQRQWFGFFGEARVNVLALNLALDQAAATSHVPARG encoded by the coding sequence ATGACATCGCCACTTCGTCCCGCCCTCACCATCTTCGTCGCGCTGACCCTGGTCTGCGGCGTCATCTATCCGCTGGCCGTGACCGGCATCGGCCAGGCCGCGTTTGCCGACCAGGCCAACGGCAGCCTGGTGACCGTCAACGGCAAAACCGTCGGCTCGTCGCTGATCGGCCAGGCCTTCACCTCGCCGCAATACTTCTGGAGCCGGCCGTCGGCCACCGCGCCGATGCCGAACAACGCGGCCGGCTCGGGCGGCGCCAACCAGGGGCCGACCAACCCGGCCCTGATCGACGCCGTCAAAGGCCGCATCGACGCGCTGCACGCGGCCGACGCCGCCGTTGGCATCAGCAACACGGCCGCGATCCCGGTCGACCTGGTGACCGCCTCGGCCAGCGGTCTCGATCCCGAGATCAGCCTGGCCGCCGCCCGCTACCAGGCCGGCCGCATCGCCGCCGCGCGCCGCATCAGCAGCGAGCAGGTGCTGGCGCTGATCGCCCGCGAACAGCAGCGCCAGTGGTTCGGCTTCTTCGGCGAAGCGCGCGTCAACGTGCTGGCGCTGAACCTTGCGCTGGACCAGGCGGCGGCCACCAGCCACGTCCCGGCGCGCGGCTAA
- the kdpB gene encoding potassium-transporting ATPase subunit KdpB: MSTTTQKDATLFTNPPARKLNMFDSQLLVPAIADSFRKLHPRTQLRSPVMFVVYVGSLITTALAVQAALGQGEAPFGFIAATAVWLWFTVLFANFAEALAEGRSKAQAASLRSLKQTVTAKKLATPKHGTTWLPQPALDLRKGHYILVEAGDVIPIDGEVIEGVASVDESAITGESAPVIRESGGDFSSVTGGTRVLSDWLVVKVTANPGETFLDRMISMVEGAKRQKTPNEIALTILLVALTIVFLIVTVTLLPFSLFSVAAAGSGAPVSITVLIALLVCLIPTTIGGLLSAIGVAGMSRMMQANVIATSGRAVEAAGDVDVLLLDKTGTITLGNRQASAFMPAPGVTEQQLADVAQLASLADETPEGRSIVVLAKQKFNIREREMATLNATFVPFTAQTRMSGIDIGPRAIRKGAADTVRQYVEALGQKYPGEVARSVDDISRRGSTPLVVVDGERVMGVVELKDIVKGGIKERFAELRRMGIKTVMITGDNKLTAAAIAAEAGVDDFLAEATPEDKLKLIRSYQAEGRLVAMTGDGTNDAPALAQADVAVAMNSGTQAAKEAGNMVDLDSNPTKLLEIVEIGKQMLMTRGSLTTFSISNDIAKYFAIIPAAFVGTYPQLKALDIMHLASPASAIMSAVIFNALIIMVLIPLALKGVPYRAIGAVALLRRNLLLYGVGGIILPFIGIKVIDLVLTALNLV, encoded by the coding sequence ATGTCTACTACAACGCAAAAAGACGCCACCCTGTTTACCAACCCACCGGCCCGCAAGCTGAATATGTTCGACTCGCAGCTGCTGGTGCCGGCCATCGCCGATTCGTTCCGCAAGCTGCACCCGCGCACCCAGTTGCGCAGCCCGGTGATGTTCGTGGTCTATGTCGGCAGCCTGATCACCACCGCGCTGGCGGTGCAGGCCGCGCTGGGCCAGGGCGAAGCGCCGTTCGGTTTCATCGCCGCCACCGCCGTCTGGCTGTGGTTCACGGTGCTGTTCGCCAACTTCGCCGAGGCGCTGGCCGAAGGCCGCAGCAAGGCGCAGGCGGCGTCGCTGCGCAGCCTGAAACAGACCGTCACCGCCAAGAAGCTGGCCACGCCAAAGCACGGCACCACCTGGCTGCCGCAACCGGCGCTGGACCTGCGCAAGGGCCACTACATCCTGGTCGAGGCCGGCGACGTGATCCCGATCGACGGCGAGGTGATCGAAGGCGTGGCCTCGGTCGATGAAAGCGCCATCACCGGCGAATCGGCGCCGGTGATCCGCGAATCAGGCGGCGACTTCTCGTCCGTCACGGGCGGCACCCGGGTGCTGTCAGACTGGCTGGTGGTCAAGGTCACCGCCAATCCGGGCGAGACCTTCCTCGACCGCATGATCTCGATGGTGGAAGGCGCCAAGCGCCAGAAGACGCCGAACGAAATCGCGCTGACCATCCTGCTGGTGGCCTTGACCATCGTGTTCCTGATCGTCACCGTGACCTTGCTGCCGTTCTCGCTGTTCTCGGTGGCCGCCGCCGGCAGTGGCGCGCCGGTGTCGATCACGGTGCTGATCGCGCTGCTGGTATGCCTGATCCCGACCACCATCGGCGGCCTGCTGAGCGCCATCGGCGTGGCCGGCATGAGCCGCATGATGCAAGCCAATGTGATCGCCACCTCGGGCCGCGCGGTGGAAGCGGCCGGCGACGTCGATGTGCTGCTGCTCGACAAAACCGGCACCATCACGCTGGGTAACCGCCAGGCCTCGGCCTTCATGCCGGCGCCGGGCGTGACCGAACAACAGCTGGCCGACGTCGCCCAGCTGGCGTCGCTGGCCGACGAAACGCCGGAAGGGCGCAGCATCGTGGTGCTGGCCAAGCAGAAGTTCAACATCCGCGAACGCGAAATGGCGACCCTGAACGCGACCTTCGTGCCGTTCACCGCGCAGACCCGCATGTCCGGCATCGACATCGGCCCGCGCGCGATCCGCAAGGGCGCGGCCGATACCGTGCGCCAGTACGTCGAAGCGCTGGGCCAGAAGTATCCGGGCGAAGTGGCGCGCAGCGTTGACGACATCTCGCGCCGCGGCAGCACGCCGCTGGTGGTGGTCGACGGCGAGCGCGTGATGGGCGTGGTCGAACTGAAGGACATCGTCAAGGGCGGCATCAAGGAGCGCTTTGCCGAACTGCGCCGCATGGGCATCAAGACTGTGATGATCACCGGCGACAACAAGTTGACCGCCGCCGCGATCGCCGCCGAAGCGGGCGTTGACGACTTCCTGGCCGAAGCCACGCCCGAAGACAAGCTCAAGCTGATCCGCAGCTACCAGGCCGAAGGCCGGCTGGTGGCCATGACCGGCGACGGCACCAACGACGCCCCGGCGCTGGCCCAGGCCGACGTCGCGGTGGCGATGAACTCCGGCACCCAGGCGGCCAAGGAAGCCGGCAACATGGTCGATCTCGATTCGAACCCGACCAAGCTGCTGGAAATCGTCGAAATCGGCAAGCAGATGCTGATGACGCGCGGCTCGCTGACCACGTTCTCGATCTCCAACGACATCGCCAAATACTTCGCCATCATCCCGGCGGCGTTCGTCGGCACCTACCCGCAGCTGAAGGCGCTCGACATCATGCACCTGGCCAGCCCGGCCTCGGCCATCATGTCGGCGGTGATTTTTAATGCGCTGATCATCATGGTCTTGATCCCGCTGGCGCTGAAGGGCGTGCCATACCGGGCCATCGGCGCCGTGGCGCTGCTGCGCCGCAACCTGCTGCTGTACGGCGTCGGCGGCATCATCCTGCCGTTCATCGGCATCAAGGTCATCGACCTGGTGCTGACCGCCCTCAACCTCGTCTAA
- the kdpA gene encoding potassium-transporting ATPase subunit KdpA yields MSMQSIILLIVFLAVLLALAWPLGIVLARVGDGNAAGTSPLRGFGWLAKIENLIYRVAGVDPKEGQSWKTYALSLLAFSVLGTLATYALQRLQIWLPLNPQAMANVSPDSAFDTAVSFVANTNWQGYSGEQTMSYLTQMLVLAGQNFFSAATGIAVAYALIRGFASRSAKSIGNFWVDLVRSTLYILLPLSLILAVVLMAQGVIQNFAPYKEVQLLDPVTYSQPKTGADGQPVLDAKGQPVTETLTATTQTIAMGPVASQEAIKMLGTNGGGFFNANSAHPYENPTALSNFLQMLAIFIIPAGLCFAFGRLVGDRRQGWAVLGAMTLLFVVCTCVVMSAEQSAHPALQALNVDQSMGYMEGKETRFGISASTLFAAVTTAASCGAVNAMHDSFTPLGGMIPMLLIQFGEVIFGGVGTGLYGMLVFAIMAVFIAGLMIGRTPEYLGKKIQAYEMKMTSIAILVTPTLVLAGTAIAVMCDAGKAGIANPGAHGFSEILYAFSSAANNNGSAFAGLSANTPFYNSMLAIAMWFGRFAMIVPILAIAGSLAGKQRLDANAGTMPTHGGMFVGLLCGVVVLVGVLNYVPALALGPIVEHLQLFAQ; encoded by the coding sequence ATGAGCATGCAATCGATAATCCTGCTGATCGTGTTCCTGGCGGTGCTGCTGGCGCTGGCCTGGCCGCTCGGCATCGTGCTGGCGCGGGTCGGCGACGGCAACGCCGCCGGCACCAGCCCGCTGCGCGGCTTCGGCTGGCTGGCCAAAATTGAAAACCTGATCTACCGCGTGGCCGGGGTCGACCCGAAAGAGGGGCAGAGCTGGAAAACCTACGCGCTGTCGCTGCTGGCGTTCAGCGTGCTCGGCACCCTGGCCACCTACGCGCTGCAACGGCTGCAAATCTGGCTGCCGCTCAACCCGCAGGCGATGGCCAACGTCTCGCCCGATTCGGCCTTCGACACCGCCGTCAGTTTTGTTGCCAACACCAACTGGCAGGGCTACAGCGGTGAACAGACCATGAGCTACCTGACCCAGATGCTGGTGCTGGCCGGCCAGAACTTCTTCTCGGCCGCCACCGGCATCGCCGTCGCCTACGCCCTGATTCGCGGCTTCGCGTCGCGCTCGGCCAAATCGATCGGCAACTTCTGGGTCGACCTGGTGCGCTCGACCCTGTACATTCTGCTGCCGCTGTCGCTGATCCTGGCCGTGGTGCTGATGGCGCAAGGCGTGATCCAGAACTTCGCGCCGTACAAGGAAGTGCAGCTGCTCGACCCGGTCACCTACAGCCAGCCGAAAACCGGCGCCGACGGCCAGCCCGTGCTCGACGCCAAGGGTCAGCCGGTCACCGAAACCCTGACCGCCACCACCCAGACCATCGCCATGGGCCCCGTCGCGTCGCAGGAAGCCATCAAGATGCTGGGCACCAACGGCGGGGGCTTCTTCAACGCCAACTCGGCCCACCCGTATGAAAACCCTACCGCGCTGAGCAACTTCCTGCAAATGCTGGCGATCTTCATCATCCCGGCCGGCCTGTGCTTCGCCTTCGGCCGCCTGGTCGGCGACCGCCGCCAGGGCTGGGCCGTGCTGGGCGCCATGACGCTGCTGTTCGTGGTCTGCACCTGCGTGGTGATGAGCGCCGAGCAGAGCGCCCATCCGGCATTGCAGGCGCTCAACGTCGACCAGAGCATGGGCTATATGGAAGGCAAGGAAACCCGCTTCGGCATCTCCGCCTCAACCCTGTTCGCGGCGGTCACCACGGCCGCTTCGTGCGGCGCCGTCAACGCCATGCATGACTCGTTTACGCCGCTTGGCGGCATGATCCCGATGCTGCTGATCCAGTTCGGCGAAGTGATCTTCGGCGGCGTCGGCACCGGCCTGTACGGCATGCTGGTGTTCGCCATCATGGCGGTGTTCATCGCCGGCCTGATGATCGGCCGCACGCCGGAATACCTCGGCAAGAAAATCCAGGCCTATGAAATGAAAATGACCTCGATCGCCATCCTGGTGACGCCGACGCTGGTGCTGGCCGGCACCGCGATTGCCGTCATGTGCGACGCCGGCAAGGCCGGCATCGCCAACCCCGGCGCGCACGGCTTCTCGGAAATCCTGTACGCGTTCAGCTCGGCCGCCAACAACAACGGCTCGGCGTTTGCCGGCCTGTCGGCCAACACGCCGTTCTACAACAGCATGCTGGCGATCGCCATGTGGTTCGGCCGCTTCGCCATGATCGTGCCGATCCTGGCCATCGCCGGCTCGCTGGCCGGCAAGCAGCGCCTCGACGCCAACGCCGGCACCATGCCGACCCACGGCGGCATGTTCGTCGGCCTGCTGTGCGGCGTGGTGGTGCTGGTCGGGGTGCTGAACTATGTGCCGGCGCTGGCGCTGGGCCCGATCGTCGAGCACCTGCAGCTGTTTGCCCAATAA
- the kdpF gene encoding K(+)-transporting ATPase subunit F has product MNTFYLIGAIASAGLLVYLVVALLKAEDL; this is encoded by the coding sequence ATGAACACGTTCTACCTGATCGGCGCGATTGCTTCCGCCGGCCTGCTGGTCTACCTGGTGGTGGCCCTGCTGAAAGCGGAGGATCTGTGA
- a CDS encoding potassium ABC transporter ATPase, which yields MDIVFIGAIALFYLLTVAMAAGCAKLGGQP from the coding sequence ATGGACATAGTATTTATCGGCGCGATTGCGCTGTTCTACCTGCTGACGGTGGCCATGGCCGCCGGCTGCGCCAAACTGGGAGGCCAGCCATGA
- the dapA gene encoding 4-hydroxy-tetrahydrodipicolinate synthase: MNCLHGIWVPLATPMRHGEIDLAQLQRLAERVIDAGAHGLVVCGTTGEAPQLDLAEQSAALAAVLEVAHKRCPVLMGIGGSDTFAAASRVLQFDDEDLAGYLVSTPAYVRPSQEGLVRHFETIADATARPIVLYNVPARTGVTLELATAQRLAQRPQFAAIKEAGGSLQQMTDLVQQTPLSVLCGDDVLLFAALCGGAHGAISASAHIRTDLYVQLFDLVRAQRLAEARALAAALLPMMRLLFSEPNPAPLKAALAMQGLLRDELRLPMVPATDNCRQQLAAALENLDALPLYRPGKATPVAKMMEAV; encoded by the coding sequence ATGAATTGTTTACACGGCATCTGGGTGCCGCTGGCCACCCCCATGCGCCACGGCGAGATCGACCTGGCGCAGCTGCAACGGCTGGCCGAGCGGGTGATCGACGCTGGCGCCCACGGGCTGGTGGTGTGCGGCACCACCGGCGAGGCGCCGCAGCTGGACCTGGCCGAGCAAAGCGCGGCGCTGGCGGCGGTGCTGGAGGTGGCGCACAAGCGCTGCCCGGTATTGATGGGCATCGGCGGCAGCGACACGTTTGCCGCCGCCAGCCGCGTGCTGCAATTCGACGACGAGGATCTGGCCGGCTATCTGGTGTCGACACCAGCCTATGTGCGGCCATCGCAAGAGGGTCTGGTGCGTCACTTCGAGACCATCGCCGACGCCACCGCGCGGCCGATCGTGCTGTACAACGTGCCGGCGCGCACCGGCGTGACGCTGGAACTGGCCACGGCGCAGCGGCTGGCGCAGCGGCCGCAGTTTGCCGCGATCAAGGAGGCCGGCGGCAGCTTGCAGCAGATGACCGATCTGGTGCAGCAGACGCCGTTGTCGGTGCTGTGCGGCGACGATGTGCTGCTGTTTGCCGCGCTGTGCGGCGGCGCGCATGGGGCGATTTCGGCGTCGGCACACATTCGCACCGATTTGTATGTACAGCTGTTCGATCTGGTGCGCGCACAGCGGCTGGCCGAAGCGCGCGCACTGGCGGCCGCGCTGCTGCCGATGATGCGGCTGCTGTTCTCGGAGCCGAATCCGGCGCCGCTGAAGGCGGCGTTGGCAATGCAGGGTCTGTTGCGCGACGAGCTGCGCCTGCCGATGGTGCCGGCCACCGACAACTGCCGCCAACAATTGGCCGCCGCGCTGGAAAATCTCGATGCGCTGCCGCTGTACCGGCCGGGCAAGGCCACACCGGTCGCCAAAATGATGGAGGCCGTATGA
- a CDS encoding TorF family putative porin: MKKLALAAAVAALLTTGARAEDAAATPAAVPDNAVSFNVAAISDYRYRGISQTRLQPALQGGADYVNNPTGLYAGAWASTITWIKDAGGDGSVELDLYAGKRGQVTADVAYDVGVLTYVYASNSLPVSANTTEIYGQLGYGPAYVKYSHAVTNLFGFADSKNSGYLDIGANIDAGDGWTVNLHGGRQNVRHNDAASYTDWKLGLTKDFGAVTGALAVIGTNAQESAYTSAANGKFLGKTALQLTFSKVF; this comes from the coding sequence ATGAAAAAATTAGCACTCGCCGCAGCCGTTGCTGCTTTGTTGACCACCGGCGCACGCGCCGAAGACGCGGCCGCCACGCCGGCCGCCGTGCCGGACAACGCGGTCAGCTTCAACGTGGCGGCGATCAGCGATTACCGCTATCGCGGCATTTCGCAGACGCGCTTGCAGCCGGCCTTGCAGGGCGGCGCCGATTATGTGAACAACCCGACCGGCCTGTACGCCGGCGCCTGGGCCTCGACCATCACCTGGATCAAGGACGCGGGCGGCGACGGCAGCGTCGAGCTGGACCTGTATGCGGGCAAGCGCGGCCAGGTGACGGCCGATGTGGCGTATGACGTCGGCGTGCTGACTTATGTGTACGCTTCCAATAGCCTGCCGGTCAGCGCCAATACCACCGAGATCTATGGCCAGCTGGGTTATGGCCCGGCTTACGTGAAGTACTCGCATGCGGTGACCAATCTGTTCGGCTTTGCCGACAGCAAGAACAGCGGCTATCTGGACATCGGCGCCAACATCGACGCCGGCGATGGCTGGACCGTCAACCTGCACGGCGGCCGCCAGAATGTCCGTCATAACGATGCCGCGTCCTACACCGACTGGAAGCTGGGCCTGACCAAGGACTTCGGCGCGGTGACCGGCGCGCTGGCGGTGATCGGCACCAACGCCCAGGAGTCGGCCTACACCTCAGCCGCCAACGGCAAATTCCTCGGCAAGACTGCACTGCAGCTGACCTTCAGCAAGGTGTTCTAA
- a CDS encoding AAA family ATPase → MIIAVANPSGGAGKTIVANNLALLRARAGRRVLLVDTDPRAAACAWCGELAAAGVRPRVTARAICGRTLVGELELLRTRYNDIVIDTEGRDTAASRAALIAARLAIVPIDVPVTPQQVDLASQYKLIARLNAARMFNPGLRVLFVLVGGDVPPSDEERAAARAYASRVMSATLASTVIRGAAPADMDGLYREVFHH, encoded by the coding sequence ATGATCATCGCCGTCGCCAACCCCAGCGGCGGCGCCGGCAAGACCATCGTCGCCAACAACCTGGCGCTACTGCGGGCGCGCGCCGGCCGCCGCGTGCTGCTGGTCGACACCGACCCGCGCGCCGCCGCCTGCGCCTGGTGCGGCGAACTGGCGGCGGCCGGCGTGCGGCCCAGAGTGACCGCGCGCGCCATCTGCGGCCGCACGCTGGTAGGCGAGCTGGAACTGCTGCGCACCCGCTACAACGATATCGTCATCGACACCGAGGGCCGCGACACGGCCGCCAGCCGCGCCGCGCTGATCGCCGCGCGGCTGGCGATTGTGCCGATCGACGTGCCGGTGACGCCGCAGCAGGTCGATCTGGCCAGCCAGTACAAGCTGATCGCCCGCCTGAATGCTGCGCGCATGTTCAATCCGGGCCTGCGCGTGCTGTTTGTCCTGGTTGGCGGCGACGTCCCGCCCAGCGACGAGGAGCGCGCTGCGGCGCGCGCCTACGCGTCGCGGGTGATGTCGGCGACGCTGGCCAGCACCGTTATTCGCGGCGCCGCCCCGGCCGATATGGACGGGCTGTACCGCGAAGTTTTCCACCACTGA
- a CDS encoding DNA topoisomerase IV subunit B has protein sequence MATKKPVSDYSESSIRVLKGLEPVKQRPGMYTRTENPLHIIQEVIDNAADEALGGNCHNIIVTQNADGSVTVEDDGRGIPVGLHPEEGVPTVEIVFTRLHAGGKFDKGSGGAYAFSGGLHGVGVSVTNALSKRLEITVWRKEPNGTGLHHLVFENGDVTEPLSSVVAPRDGKKSGTKVTVWPDAKYFDSAAISTTELQRLLRSKAVLLPGVSVTLANGKTGESQTWQYNDGLRGYLTEALAQSTDGETLIPLFEGEQFAGPDAEGFAEGEGASWVVAWTEQGAIVRESYVNLIPTPNGGTHESGLRDGLYGAVKNFVEMHSLLPKGVKLLPEDVFARASFVLSAKVLDPQFQGQIKERLNSRDAVRLVSTYSKPALELWLNHHVDYGKKLAELVIKQAQSRLRSAQKVEKKKSSGVAVLPGKLTDCESTDVERTELFLVEGDSAGGSAKMGRDKEFQAILPLRGKVLNSWETDKDRLFANNEIHDISVAIGVDPHTPLDKPDLSGLRYGKICILSDADVDGSHIQVLLLTLFFRHFPGLIANGNICIARPPLYRVDAPARGKKPIQKLYALDAGELTAIEDKLRKDGLKEGAWSISRFKGLGEMNAEQLWETTMNPDTRRLLPVALGGFGLHESAARFNMLMGKGEAAARRAWIEEHGNEADADI, from the coding sequence ATGGCCACCAAAAAACCTGTTTCCGACTATAGCGAATCCTCCATCCGGGTCCTGAAGGGGCTGGAACCCGTCAAGCAACGCCCGGGCATGTACACCCGCACCGAGAACCCGCTGCACATCATCCAGGAAGTGATCGACAACGCCGCCGACGAAGCGCTGGGCGGCAATTGCCATAACATCATCGTCACGCAAAATGCCGACGGCAGCGTCACGGTCGAAGACGACGGCCGCGGCATCCCGGTCGGCCTGCACCCGGAAGAAGGGGTGCCGACGGTGGAAATCGTGTTTACCCGGCTGCACGCCGGCGGCAAGTTCGACAAGGGCAGCGGCGGCGCCTACGCGTTTTCCGGCGGCCTGCACGGGGTCGGCGTATCGGTCACCAACGCGCTGTCCAAGCGGCTGGAAATCACGGTGTGGCGCAAGGAGCCGAACGGCACCGGCCTGCACCACCTGGTGTTCGAAAACGGCGACGTCACCGAACCACTGAGCTCGGTGGTGGCGCCGCGCGACGGCAAGAAATCCGGCACCAAGGTCACGGTGTGGCCGGACGCCAAGTATTTTGATTCGGCGGCGATCTCCACCACCGAGCTGCAACGCCTGCTGCGCTCGAAAGCCGTGCTGCTGCCGGGCGTGTCGGTCACGCTGGCCAACGGCAAGACCGGCGAATCGCAGACCTGGCAATACAACGACGGCCTGCGCGGCTACCTGACCGAAGCACTGGCGCAGTCGACCGACGGCGAGACCTTGATCCCGCTGTTCGAGGGCGAACAGTTCGCCGGCCCGGACGCCGAAGGCTTCGCCGAGGGCGAAGGCGCGTCGTGGGTGGTGGCGTGGACCGAGCAAGGCGCCATCGTCCGTGAATCCTACGTCAACCTGATCCCGACGCCGAACGGCGGCACCCACGAATCGGGGCTGCGCGACGGCCTGTACGGCGCCGTCAAAAACTTCGTCGAAATGCACTCGCTGCTGCCGAAAGGCGTCAAGCTGCTGCCGGAAGACGTGTTCGCGCGGGCCTCGTTCGTGCTGTCGGCCAAGGTGCTGGACCCGCAATTCCAGGGCCAGATCAAGGAACGCCTGAACTCGCGCGACGCGGTGCGGCTGGTGTCGACCTACTCGAAGCCGGCGCTGGAACTGTGGCTGAACCACCATGTCGACTACGGCAAGAAGCTGGCCGAACTGGTCATCAAGCAGGCGCAGTCGCGACTGCGCTCGGCGCAGAAAGTGGAAAAGAAAAAATCCTCCGGCGTGGCTGTGCTGCCGGGCAAACTGACCGACTGCGAATCGACCGACGTCGAGCGCACCGAACTGTTCCTGGTCGAGGGCGACTCGGCCGGCGGCTCGGCCAAGATGGGCCGCGACAAGGAATTCCAGGCGATTTTGCCGCTGCGCGGCAAGGTGCTGAACTCGTGGGAAACCGACAAGGACCGGCTGTTCGCCAACAACGAAATCCACGACATCTCGGTGGCGATCGGCGTCGACCCGCACACGCCGCTGGACAAGCCCGACCTGTCCGGCCTGCGCTACGGCAAGATCTGCATCCTGTCCGATGCGGACGTCGACGGCTCGCACATCCAGGTGCTGCTGCTGACGCTGTTCTTCCGCCACTTCCCCGGCCTGATCGCCAACGGCAATATTTGCATCGCGCGGCCGCCGCTGTACCGGGTCGACGCGCCGGCGCGCGGCAAAAAGCCGATCCAGAAGCTGTACGCGCTGGACGCCGGCGAGCTGACCGCCATCGAAGACAAGCTGCGCAAGGACGGCCTGAAGGAAGGCGCGTGGTCGATCTCGCGCTTCAAGGGCCTGGGCGAGATGAACGCCGAACAGCTGTGGGAAACCACCATGAACCCGGACACCCGCCGCCTGCTGCCGGTGGCGCTGGGCGGCTTTGGCCTGCACGAATCGGCCGCCCGCTTCAACATGCTGATGGGCAAAGGCGAAGCGGCCGCGCGCCGCGCCTGGATCGAAGAACACGGCAACGAAGCCGACGCAGACATTTAA